A genomic segment from Nocardia cyriacigeorgica GUH-2 encodes:
- a CDS encoding acyl-CoA dehydrogenase family protein: MSVWDTPERQELRSTVRRFVEREILPDLDAWERAGELPRELHKKAGELGLLGIDVPESVGGSGGNAIDAVILGEEFHQAGASGGAWASLMTCGIALPHIIASGNAEQIDRWVRPTLTGDLIGSLAITEPGGGSDVGHLTTSAVRDGDHYLINGAKTFITSACRADFVVTAVRTGGPGAAGVSLIIVPTDTPGFTVARKLEKMGWLASDTAELSYEDVRVPVENLVGAENTGFAQIATAFVSERVGLAVQAYAQAQRALDLTLEWCRNRETFGRPLISRQSVQMTLTEMHRRVDLARVYTRALVERHAAGEQGLIAEVCFAKNTAVETAEWVANQGVQLHGGMGYMRESEIERIYRDVRILGIGGGTNEILTMLASKVLGYQS, encoded by the coding sequence ATGAGTGTGTGGGATACGCCGGAACGTCAGGAACTGCGCAGCACGGTGCGCCGGTTCGTCGAGCGGGAGATCCTGCCCGACCTCGACGCCTGGGAGCGGGCCGGTGAGCTGCCGCGGGAACTGCACAAGAAGGCCGGTGAACTCGGCCTGCTCGGCATCGACGTCCCGGAGTCGGTGGGCGGGTCCGGCGGCAATGCCATCGACGCGGTGATCCTCGGTGAGGAGTTCCACCAGGCCGGCGCCTCCGGTGGTGCCTGGGCCTCGTTGATGACCTGCGGGATCGCGTTGCCGCACATCATCGCCTCCGGCAACGCCGAGCAGATCGATCGCTGGGTGCGCCCGACGCTGACCGGTGACCTGATCGGTTCGCTGGCCATCACCGAACCCGGCGGCGGCTCCGACGTCGGCCATCTGACCACGTCGGCGGTGCGCGACGGCGACCACTACCTCATCAACGGCGCCAAGACCTTCATCACCTCGGCCTGCCGCGCCGACTTCGTGGTCACCGCGGTGCGCACCGGCGGCCCGGGCGCGGCGGGTGTCTCGCTGATCATCGTGCCCACCGATACGCCGGGCTTCACGGTGGCGCGCAAGCTGGAGAAGATGGGCTGGCTGGCCTCCGACACCGCCGAACTGTCCTACGAGGACGTGCGGGTGCCGGTGGAGAACCTGGTCGGCGCGGAGAACACCGGATTCGCCCAGATCGCCACCGCGTTCGTCAGCGAGCGGGTCGGTCTGGCGGTGCAGGCCTACGCACAGGCCCAGCGCGCGCTCGACCTGACCCTGGAATGGTGCCGCAACCGCGAGACCTTCGGCCGCCCGCTGATCAGCCGCCAGTCGGTGCAGATGACGCTCACCGAGATGCACCGCCGCGTCGACCTGGCCCGGGTCTACACCCGCGCGCTGGTCGAACGTCACGCGGCCGGTGAGCAGGGCCTGATCGCCGAGGTGTGCTTCGCCAAGAACACCGCCGTCGAGACCGCCGAATGGGTGGCCAACCAGGGCGTTCAGCTGCACGGTGGCATGGGTTACATGCGCGAATCCGAGATCGAACGCATCTACCGCGATGTCCGCATCCTCGGCATCGGCGGTGGCACCAACGAAATCCTGACCATGCTGGCGTCGAAAGTATTGGGGTACCAGTCGTGA
- a CDS encoding acyclic terpene utilization AtuA family protein, which produces MSRLADDPDVIRIGNCSGFYGDRLSAMREMLEGGPLDVLTGDYLAELTMLILGRDRMKDPSLGYAKTFVKQIEECLGLALERNVQIVTNAGGLNPAGLAEKLRKVAAELGLDAKVAHVEGDDLAGRAAELGLGSPLTANAYLGAWGIVECLNSGADIVVTGRVTDASVIVGPAAAHFGWERTDYDRLAGAVVAGHVIECSTQATGGNYAFFTELADLGRPGFPIAEIRRDGSSVITKHDGTGGAVTVDTVRAQLMYEIQGARYAGPDVTTRLDTIELEQEGADRVLISGVTGEAPPPQLKVSLNTLGGFRNEMEFVLTGLDIEAKAELAQRQLESWLTVRPAELDWTLARLDRSDAGTEEQASALLRCVVRDPDPNKVGRAFSSVAVELALASYPGCSFTTLPGNGSPYGVYTPGFVDAAEVPHVAVLADGTRVDIAQASETRALEPVPTPELPEPLTPTDTRRAPLGTIALARSGDKGGDANIGVWVRTEEQWRWLAHTLTVDRLRELLPETASLEVTRHVLPNLRALNFIISGLLGKGVAYQARFDPQAKGLGEWLRSRHIDIPNQLLEDAR; this is translated from the coding sequence ATGAGTAGGCTGGCCGACGATCCGGACGTCATCCGGATCGGCAACTGTTCCGGGTTCTACGGCGACCGGTTGAGCGCGATGCGCGAGATGCTCGAAGGCGGGCCGCTCGACGTGCTCACCGGCGACTACCTCGCCGAACTCACCATGCTGATCCTGGGCCGGGACCGGATGAAGGACCCGAGCCTCGGGTATGCGAAAACCTTCGTCAAGCAGATCGAGGAATGCCTCGGGCTGGCGCTGGAACGCAATGTCCAGATCGTCACCAACGCGGGCGGGCTGAACCCGGCCGGGCTGGCGGAGAAGTTGCGCAAGGTGGCGGCGGAGCTGGGCCTGGACGCCAAGGTCGCGCACGTCGAGGGTGACGATCTGGCCGGGCGGGCCGCCGAACTCGGGCTGGGTTCCCCGCTCACCGCCAATGCCTATCTCGGTGCGTGGGGCATTGTGGAATGCCTGAACTCCGGCGCCGACATCGTCGTCACCGGGCGGGTCACCGACGCCTCGGTGATCGTCGGGCCTGCCGCCGCGCACTTCGGCTGGGAGCGCACCGATTACGACCGGCTCGCGGGCGCCGTGGTGGCCGGGCACGTCATCGAATGCAGCACCCAGGCCACCGGCGGCAACTACGCCTTCTTCACCGAACTCGCCGATCTCGGCCGGCCCGGGTTCCCGATCGCCGAGATCCGCCGTGACGGCAGCAGCGTGATCACCAAACACGACGGCACCGGCGGCGCGGTCACCGTCGACACGGTGCGCGCCCAGCTCATGTACGAGATCCAGGGCGCGCGCTACGCCGGCCCCGATGTGACCACCCGGCTCGACACCATTGAGCTGGAGCAGGAAGGCGCCGACCGGGTGCTGATCAGCGGCGTCACCGGGGAGGCGCCGCCGCCGCAGTTGAAGGTCTCGCTCAATACTCTCGGCGGTTTCCGCAACGAGATGGAGTTCGTGCTCACCGGACTCGATATCGAGGCGAAAGCCGAACTGGCGCAACGTCAGCTGGAATCCTGGCTTACTGTGCGCCCCGCCGAACTCGACTGGACGCTGGCCCGCCTCGACCGCTCGGACGCCGGCACCGAGGAGCAGGCCAGCGCGCTGCTGCGCTGCGTGGTGCGCGATCCGGATCCGAACAAGGTGGGCCGCGCCTTCTCCAGCGTCGCTGTGGAACTCGCGCTGGCCAGCTACCCGGGGTGCAGCTTCACCACGCTGCCGGGCAACGGTTCGCCGTACGGCGTGTACACGCCGGGCTTCGTCGACGCGGCCGAGGTGCCACATGTCGCCGTGCTGGCCGACGGCACCCGCGTCGATATCGCGCAGGCTTCCGAAACCCGTGCACTCGAGCCGGTTCCGACTCCAGAGCTTCCGGAACCATTGACGCCCACCGACACTCGACGCGCGCCATTGGGCACGATCGCGCTGGCGCGCAGCGGCGACAAGGGCGGCGATGCCAATATCGGCGTCTGGGTGCGCACCGAGGAGCAGTGGCGCTGGCTGGCGCACACGCTGACCGTCGACCGGCTGCGCGAACTGCTGCCGGAAACCGCTTCGCTCGAGGTCACCCGGCACGTGCTGCCGAACCTGCGGGCACTGAACTTCATCATCTCCGGTCTGCTCGGCAAGGGCGTGGCCTATCAGGCCCGTTTCGACCCGCAGGCCAAGGGGCTCGGCGAATGGCTTCGGTCCCGTCATATCGATATTCCGAACCAGTTGCTGGAGGACGCCCGATGA